CACGGGTCAAGCAATTAGGTGTGGACAGCCCATTCAGTGACTATAATAAGAATCCGTTACCGTGGATTAAGGCCTATTCGGATGTCAATGCCGGTAAAAGTGACTTCTTTGAACAAAAATCAAGGCAATATACGAAAGTGACCGATACGAACGGTTTTGATGATTTATAGGATGATCTAAATGAGCTCCTAGAAGCAGTAACAGTCTTCTGGGCTCATTTTTTGATATTATGAAGATGGCTGTGTGAAGTTATGAAATAAATTTTGAAAAATATTGTAACACATTTGTCAAGTCCATTTTATTGAGTTTGTGCTTTTTTCATGAGAAAATAGTGTCAAAAGCACAAAGGAACGATTCATATGCCAAAATTACCAAAATGGTTAAAAAAATCGTTTGTAACGATGGTAACGGTATTGACGCTTGGGACAGTCGTTCCACAAGTTAATATACAAGCTGAGTCAAAGCCATCCAATACTGATATTGAAGGGTCAAAAGATCATAAAGGATTATCGTCAGCAGCAACGGTAGAGCAAACCCTTGTTGTTGATCAACCCACCGAACAAGCTGATTTTGATGCTAATGAGACACTGGACAGTTGGCCGGAAATTGCGGCAACAATCAATGATAATGATGAACTATTAGCACGTTTTAATGAATATACACGTGAACAAGCCGAATCGCAAGGTTTTGCTAAGTTTGGAGACACGATTTCAGCAGAAATTGGTCCAACTTATAGCCAAAAAATTGTCCCAAAATTTGGCGATGCTGTTCTATCACTTGCGAATACAACCGATGATCATCTTTTGAAATTTGTTGATGTCAGCAATAATCCAGCTGGCGGTACCGGGGAACGGATACTGAATGTCTATGATACACGCACAGGTGAGGAAATGATTAAATTCCATGTGCGCCGGGATCACCCGCCACAAGAAGGTTACTGGTTTAACTTTCATTACCATACGTATGAAGATGGATTCCAGTCACACCGTGAATTGGAAAAAGTGTATTGGGATAAAAATATGCCGCCCAAATGGGTGAACTAAGTTGCCGATATGCACGCCGGCAGCTTTTTTTTTTATGAACTATTAACAAATGTCCATGCATGCGATATAATGCAATCAAACACTGAAATAAACACTTTTGAAACACTCGTATAATCGCGGGAATAAGGCCTGCAAGTTTCTACCGGATGACCGTTAATCATCCGACTACGAGTGAGTTGGTTTTCATATATTGACACGTCTCATTTAACATAGATTGGCGTGTTATTTGCTTACCCAAACCATCTCACTCTGTCGTGAGGGCGGTTTGGGTTTTTCTTATGGATCCGACCGTCTTCCGCCAATATTTAAGGGGGTAGACAACATGGAAGCATTAGAACAGAAAATCAGATCAGAGGGTCAAGTGCTAAGTCGCGATATCTTAAAGGTCGATACGTTTTTGAATCATCAAATAGATCCCGAGCTTATGCAGCAAATCGGTGATACATTTGCTGAACGTTTCCGGTCTAAAGGCATCACAAAAGTATTAACCATTGAATCTTCTGGGATTGCACCGGCGATTTTCACAGCACAAACGTTAGGGGTTCCGTTAGTGTTTGCACGTAAAAAACAATCATTAACCCTCAAGCAAGATCTAGTGACAGCTGATGTCTATTCATATACAAAAAATGAAGCAAATAAAATATTTATCTCTGACCAATTTTTGACGCCTCATGACTCTGTCTTAATCATCGATGATTTTCTTGCCAAAGGCGAGGCTGCTAAGGGCTTAGCTCGTATTGTCGAACAAACGGGTGCCAAGGTTGCTGGTCTTGGTATTGTCATTGAAAAGTCATTCCAAGATGGACGAGCTGAACTCGATGAATTAGGTTATCATGTTGAATCACTTGCACGGATTGCCGCGCTTCATGATAATGGCAACATTGATTTCAAACGCGAAGAGAGCGAGGTGGTCACAAATGGAATTCAAACGTGAACCAGGGAAAATGTTGTCCCTTGGTTTCCAACACGTTCTTGCCATGTATGCTGGTGCGGTTCTTGTACCGTTGCTGATCGGTCAGGCCCTTGGTTTGTCGGGCACGGAATTGAGTTACCTAGTATCTATTGAT
This genomic interval from Tuberibacillus sp. Marseille-P3662 contains the following:
- a CDS encoding YpjP family protein, translating into MPKLPKWLKKSFVTMVTVLTLGTVVPQVNIQAESKPSNTDIEGSKDHKGLSSAATVEQTLVVDQPTEQADFDANETLDSWPEIAATINDNDELLARFNEYTREQAESQGFAKFGDTISAEIGPTYSQKIVPKFGDAVLSLANTTDDHLLKFVDVSNNPAGGTGERILNVYDTRTGEEMIKFHVRRDHPPQEGYWFNFHYHTYEDGFQSHRELEKVYWDKNMPPKWVN
- a CDS encoding xanthine phosphoribosyltransferase is translated as MEALEQKIRSEGQVLSRDILKVDTFLNHQIDPELMQQIGDTFAERFRSKGITKVLTIESSGIAPAIFTAQTLGVPLVFARKKQSLTLKQDLVTADVYSYTKNEANKIFISDQFLTPHDSVLIIDDFLAKGEAAKGLARIVEQTGAKVAGLGIVIEKSFQDGRAELDELGYHVESLARIAALHDNGNIDFKREESEVVTNGIQT